The nucleotide sequence aaattTCCACCTCTTTTTACGCAGTTGTTTACAACGTAACACAATGAGAATATGgggcttttattatttatggtaTAGATCACAATTTATTACATAGCTTcagaggattaaaaaaaatcttttaaaacatgaaaactgTCTTCTTAAGAACCAATAACAAttcattaaaattctgggaatgcaattgtggttgaaacgaaaaccagcatatgcAGGGAGTGAGTTTGAAAACTACTGCACTGTTCCTTCAaatataaaacagcaaattaccATACAATGACTGTTTGCCTACATCCAATAGGACTACGATTCTTAAATAAAGATCTCGCCTAATACATCAACTGATAGGAGAggtttttttcagatttctcaggtactttttaatttgctccAATATCTCCTCGGTTTTCAGAGAGTAGATAATTGGGTTTAAAAGTGGTGGGATAGAACCGGACAAAGACGTGTTGAGAACTCTGGTATCCGTATCAATGTTCACATTAGCCCAAGCCACGATGTAAGTGACGAAAAAAGGTACGAAAAATATAGCAACCAAAATTAAATGCGAAGAACACGTTTTAAACGCTTTCCATCTACCCTCCGACGATTTAATTCTCAAAATGGCGTAAATAATAAACAGGTATGTCACAGCAATGAAGCCAAAAGGAACAAAGTACAAGGCTACCGTGGTAAAACTGGCCATAAACCAGTTCTTAGAATAATCACCGCAAGCGATCTTAAAGACAGGGCCGTGATCACAGAAGAAGCTGTTGACAATCGTCGATTTACAGTACGCCAGTGGGGGAATCAAGGCAACCATCACCACGTCTATGACAAGCGGTATCGACCACGACACAATAATAACCAGCATCATTTTACAGTTGGTATTTAAAACATTGCTTCGTAATGGGAAACAAATGGCGATGAGCCTGTCGTAGGCCAAAACGCAGAGAGCAAACGATTCCATTGATGCGAAGTAATCGACGAAGAACATTTGTGCCAAGCAAGGGTCGTAATACACAAATTTTGAACCAAAGACATACATGTGGACAGCTTGAGGAATTAGAGCGGAGCTGAAACTAACGTCCACCACTGCCAGGCTGAACACGGCCATGTACTTTGGGGTGTGGAGGTTTTCTGTGAACCATATGACCAACATCAAGATTGCATTTGACACAAGTGTCAGGACGTAAATAACCGCCAGAAACATGAAGTAGTATTCTCCATGTTTTAGTGCGTAGAAACCTCTGATGTAGAATCCGACGGGGCGGGTGAAGTTGCTCAGGTCTTGTGTTGTTGTCTCCATTGACAGCCGGCTTGACTTCTGTTTTTCAATCTGAAgtacatataataaaaaattaaaagaagaaaaaacagacaaatgacAGCTGACGTCAAGTtcgtttttataaaaaatactcATCAACATTTTCGTATATTAAAAATTACGAACTTAGCGGGACGTTCAGCTCAACAGCAAtttcaaaaatacttttaagCGACACTTGggttattaataatattttgtttgcctttgtttCATGTCACATGTTTTGTTAGTCACTGAACACTATCGAAAAAAAGTTTCTAAATAATGAACGTTTGCCAATAGACCCCTTGCTTGAGGATGTCACTCAAAGTTTCATCAGTTAAACTTAATTCAATCTTAAAGGGTAAATGCAAGAGTCCAAATGTGAAACCATTTCCTTTCAAAAAACTCTATACATACTTGTAGGAAGGGGTGAAATGCAACGCCGGTGCTCCGTGCACGGTCCAGGATGAACTCTGAAGAATGATCCGGACTACCCATATTTTTATAGCTTGTGCGGGACGTCAGGCAGGATGGTTGTACATCTCCCGACCTCTAGGGGTTCACGTAGCCTATGTGATCAACTAGTTAACTTTCTTTGGTACACAAAAGCTGCGACATAATTAGCCGCGTTTGCAAACCGCGTCTCTTGTGGTGCAATTAAATGGCCCTTTTCTTCAACAAAATATAGAATAGCTCAGATCTCTGAGTGCTGTGTTTGAGTCTGCGGTTTGAGAAGGCTcgtctcatctgaccataagGCCTAGTTCTTTTCGAAGTTGCAATGGCTGTTGGCCATACTTCTGCTGTCCATGTTCCTGAATGTCTCCCAGGATTCAAGTGAAAGCAGAGAACCTCTGTGATATAAGAATCGAATAAAACTTTCACGTGAGAATCCGGATTTCCTTATCTTTTACAGTTGTATACAAAAACTCCTcctttttattacaaatgtaaataattaaataaataaatattttaaaatgttcctgtGCCTCCTTTGCTCCTTTGCAGTGATGTATTAAAGGGTCAACTGCTTTTGTTGTGTACGCACACCATTTAAAACACTGCTTCTTCAAATGAACATATCCAATGGCCTGTCTGCATTTCAATAGCTGtcagaatgtgtttttgtgtgaatgtaCGCACTTAACAGCGAAACAATGATAACTGCCGGGTGCACTGTGTAAGCGACTAAGCCAAATCAAGGGCAATCCTGCCATTGTAATTCTTACCGCTAGATGGCAGCCTGACCTTACGGTAATGACGTAATCGGCGAAAAATGCGGCGCAGTTCGCACTGCCCTGCATTCCGACGCAGTATACCGTCCGCCTCATGCACTTCGGTAGTCCAACTAAATAAAACGATAGGACTAGTGATTGGCGACTCGATGTCTACTACAGTTCAAGTGCTAATAAGTTTATAGTAATTAATTG is from Anguilla anguilla isolate fAngAng1 chromosome 9, fAngAng1.pri, whole genome shotgun sequence and encodes:
- the LOC118236584 gene encoding olfactory receptor 187-like; the protein is MGSPDHSSEFILDRARSTGVAFHPFLQIEKQKSSRLSMETTTQDLSNFTRPVGFYIRGFYALKHGEYYFMFLAVIYVLTLVSNAILMLVIWFTENLHTPKYMAVFSLAVVDVSFSSALIPQAVHMYVFGSKFVYYDPCLAQMFFVDYFASMESFALCVLAYDRLIAICFPLRSNVLNTNCKMMLVIIVSWSIPLVIDVVMVALIPPLAYCKSTIVNSFFCDHGPVFKIACGDYSKNWFMASFTTVALYFVPFGFIAVTYLFIIYAILRIKSSEGRWKAFKTCSSHLILVAIFFVPFFVTYIVAWANVNIDTDTRVLNTSLSGSIPPLLNPIIYSLKTEEILEQIKKYLRNLKKTSPIS